Proteins encoded by one window of Rutidosis leptorrhynchoides isolate AG116_Rl617_1_P2 chromosome 7, CSIRO_AGI_Rlap_v1, whole genome shotgun sequence:
- the LOC139860132 gene encoding uncharacterized protein: MDNNPAPAQVPAPLKTLTAQEWESLIDDHQYGGSNRDRWISLNYTGHPLIDLSLTSILRKDLPLNIKLNIIVFLEEHVIDLISSSESEPELTEKTLIRYLETLRSVINSPVDGVTITYSLKEQVLVSVTSVFILFTIHNFEGSQNPKLTFVSQLEGLIEVLLSVVNRPNHGVDRQLRGTACECLRELEIECPSLLSETVAHLWGLCQSEKTHVAQSYVLMLANVVNGIVITKVNVSILSTSIPLIPFNVPQFLIGDGSLGRDSNGLAVKDLKRVMSFLLEWPQYLTPFGLFEFMSIIMPVAVVLELQASLLKVQFSGLLHTFDMVLCHAFLGMYLQFPEAFSGQENEVISRLLLISRETQHVLVFRLLALHWLLGFMGLVMSKRKVIKERIFATALRFYPSVFDPLALKALKLDLIAYCSIILDMSRLGVDSSEVSVVKLFEDGLESVSGFKWLPPWSTETSVAFRTFHKLLIGASSHSDNGSSTKVLVDSTIFHATERILVTMTLESQRLIPVIVAFINRLLRCNKHHLFGERLLQTFNRHLLPKVNVDYRLGSYFPLFEKIAENETVPPGGLLELYGKYISTLVEEHGPDTGLRSWSQGSKVLVLCRTILRHHKSSRFFLGLSRLLAFICLHFPDLEVRDNARIYLRMLLCVPGNKLRHLLSAGDQLPSSNSTSFFSVQSPRFTYDSKKSKDISSYIHLERVVPLLVKQSWSLSLTSFGVNGNNPRYMGVITDNTTPTWKSETPDNNTEISLVPAIEGPNQSQEPLRVTDSKVSEIVEILRTHFSLIPDFRHMPGIKIRISCTLSFESEPFNRVWGNDGSAEADGIPALYATVLKFSSSAPFGSIQPWRIPFLYGGPTKNAVPSTQSQTDSLDIVPVGREKDEEEKESFKASVIIELQPKEPTPGLIDVSIETNSENGQIICGNLHSINVGIEDMFLKAIVPDDISDDGLPQYYMNLFNALWEACSSSSSTGRETFSLKGGKGFTGVNGTRSVKFLEVSANLLIKAVEKYLSDFVVNVIGDPLISIVKDDGIIRDVIWNDDASVSGLDVVAVDPDIIRGPLYLKYDEEEDERGNNVNLDRRNMGRFHILIFLPPTSHLLFQMEVGVNSTLVRIRTDHWPCLAYIDDYLEALFLD, encoded by the exons ATGGACAACAATCCGGCACCGGCGCAGGTACCGGCACCACTGAAAACCCTAACAGCACAAGAATGGGAGTCCTTAATCGACGACCACCAGTACGGCGGATCAAATCGTGACCGTTGGATCTCATTAAATTACACCGGTCATCCTCTAATCGATCTCTCATTAACTTCAATTTTACGCAAAGACCTACCACTCAATATCAAGCTCAACATCATCGTTTTCCTCGAAGAACATGTTATCGATTTGATTTCTTCATCGGAATCGGAACCAGAATTGACTGAAAAAACCCTAATCCGATACCTGGAAACGCTCCGGTCGGTTATCAATTCTCCGGTGGACGGCGTTACGATTACTTACTCGTTAAAAGAACAGGTACTTGTATCGGTTACGTCTGTGTTTATATTGTTTACGATTCATAATTTTGAAGGAAGTCAAAACCCTAAGTTGACTTTTGTGAGTCAACTCGAGGGTTTGATTGAGGTGTTATTGAGTGTGGTGAACCGGCCGAATCATGGCGTAGACCGCCAATTGCGCGGTACTGCGTGTGAGTGTTTAAGGGAGTTAGAGATTGAATGCCCTAGTTTGTTATCTGAAACTGTTGCACATTTATGGGGGTTATGTCAAAGTGAGAAAACTCATGTTGCTCAAAGTTATGTGTTGATGCTTGCAAATGTGGTTAATGGAATTGTGATAACAAAGGTGAATGTTTCGATTTTAAGTACTTCGATTCCGTTGATACCGTTTAACGTGCCGCAGTTTTTGATTGGTGATGGTAGTTTGGGGAGAGATAGTAATGGTTTAGCGGTTAAGGATTTGAAAAGAGTGATGTCGTTTTTGCTTGAATGGCCTCAATATTTGACTCCTTTTGGATTGTTTGAGTTTATGTCGATTATAATGCCGGTGGCAGTGGTGTTAGAGTTGCAGGCGTCTTTATTGAAGGTACAGTTTTCTGGGCTGCTTCATACGTTTGATATGGTGCTATGTCATGCGTTTTTAGGGATGTATTTGCAGTTTCCTGAAGCCTTTAGTGGACAAGAAAACGAAGTGATTTCCCGTCTTTTGCTAATTTCGAGGGAGACACAACATGTTTTGGTTTTTAGATTGCTTGCACTTCACTGGTTGTTAGGGTTCATGGGATTGGTGATGTCAAAGAGGAAGGTGATTAAAGAGAGAATATTTGCAACAGCTTTACGGTTTTATCCTAGTGTATTTGATCCACTTGCTTTGAAAGCATTGAAGCTCGACTTAATTGCATATTGCTCGATTATTCTTGATATGTCTAGATTAGGTGTTGATAGTTCTGAAGTGTCTGTAGTGAAGCTATTTGAAGATGGTCTTGAGTCTGTATCTGGTTTCAAGTGGTTGCCGCCATGGAGCACAGAAACATCTGTTGCCTTTCGTACCTTTCATAAACTTTTGATCGGTGCATCTTCTCATTCTGATAATGGTTCTTCCACTAAAGTTCTTGTGGATTCTACAATATTTCATGCTACAGAG AGAATTCTGGTGACTATGACATTAGAGTCTCAGAGACTGATTCCTGTTATAGTAGCTTTTATCAACCGCTTGCTCCGCTGTAATAAGCACCACCTTTTTGGAGAGCGTCTGCTTCAGACATTTAACCGTCATTTGCTTCCAAAGGTCAACGTAGACTATCGACTGGGATCTTATTTTCCACTTTTTGAAAAAATTGCTGAAAATGAGACAGTTCCGCCAGGTGGATTACTAGAGTTATATGGTAAATACATTAGTACTTTAGTTGAAGAACATGGTCCAGATACAGGTTTGAGATCGTGGTCTCAGGGAAGTAAAGTTCTTGTTCTTTGTCGGACAATATTGAGGCACCACAAGAGCTCTCGATTCTTTCTTGGACTATCTCGTCTCCTTGCCTTCATTTGCCTTCATTTTCCAGATCTAGAGGTCCGTGATAACGCAAG AATATACTTGCGGATGCTGCTCTGTGTACCAGGAAATAAGCTCAGGCATTTACTAAGCGCCGGAGATCAGCTTCCATCTTCTAACTCCACCTCATTCTTCAGTGTCCAATCTCCTCGGTTTACTTACGATTCCAAAAAATCAAAAGATATTTCATCATATATTCACCTCGAACGAGTGGTACCATTATTGGTCAAACAATCTTGGTCCTTGTCATTGACTTCTTTCGGCGTTAATGGTAACAATCCTCGTTACATGGGAGTCATCACAGACAATACTACCCCAACATGGAAATCAGAGACACCAGATAACAATACAGAAATTTCACTCGTTCCTGCAATTGAAGGACCGAATCAATCACAGGAACCCCTGCGTGTGACAGATTCAAAAGTTTCAGAAATTGTTGAAATATTGAGGACACATTTTTCATTAATTCCTGATTTCAGACACATGCCTGGAATCAAAATTAGAATCTCGTGTACCTTGAGCTTCGAATCAGAACCGTTTAATCGGGTATGGGGGAACGATGGGTCTGCTGAAGCTGACGGGATTCCTGCATTGTATGCTACTGTACTTAAGTTCTCTTCTTCAGCTCCTTTTGGCTCTATTCAACCTTGGCGTATACCTTTTCTTTACGGGGGACCCACCAAAAACGCCGTTCCCTCAACTCAAAGTCAAACCGATTCACTAGATATTGTTCCTGTGGGTAGAgaaaaagatgaagaagaaaaagaaagctTCAAAGCTTCTGTTATAATTGAGTTGCAACCGAAAGAACCAACACCGGGCCTTATCGATGTGTCAATTGAAACAAATTCTGAAAATGGTCAGATCATCTGTGGTAACCTCCACAGTATTAACGTGGGCATCGAGGACATGTTTCTTAAAGCTATAGTTCCCGATGACATAAGCGATGATGGATTACCTCAGTATTACATGAATTTGTTTAATGCGTTATGGGAAGCGTGTAGTAGTTCATCGAGCACTGGGAGAGAGACGTTTTCTTTAAAAGGAGGTAAAGGTTTTACAGGTGTCAATGGAACACGATCCGTTAAGTTTCTGGAAGTTTCAGCGAATTTGTTAATTAAAGCAGTTGAGAAATATTTATCAGATTTTGTTGTTAATGTTATTGGTGATCCGCTTATTAGCATTGTTAAGGATGATGGGATCATACGAGACGTTATTTGGAACGATGATGCTTCGGTTTCTGGTCTTGATGTTGTTGCTGTGGATCCGGATATAATTCGGGGCCCACTTTATCTTAAGTACGATGAGGAGGAAGATGAACGTGGAAATAATGTTAATTTGGATAGAAGGAATATGGGTCGTTTTCATATTTTGATATTTCTTCCTCCAACGTCTCATCTTCTTTTTCAAATGGAAGTTGGCGTTAATTCGACTTTAGTTCGGATTCGAACAGATCATTGGCCTTGTCTTGCTTACATTGATGACTATTTGGAAGCTTTATTTCTTGATTAG